The DNA region ACTTGTATATAAGTTCGTCGCCCTGAAGTCTTCAGGATATTTGAGAAGAGATGGCAGATACCCCAACTACGCCGCTAACAGGAAAAGCATTACTTCAAAAAGTAAAAGAGCTTTCACACCTATCTCGCCGCGAGACCGCCAAGCGTTGTGGATATTACACAGTCACTAAGAATAGCCAGACTCGTGTGAATCTTACAGATTTTTACGACGCATTGCTAGTCGCGAAAGGCTTACCCCTTGATCCAGAGGGGACAAAAGATGGTCGTGGCCGTGAACCAACCTATCGGGTTAGTGTTCACAAAAATGGCCAAATTGTGATTGGTGCCGCTTACACTCAAGCAATGGGTCTGAAGCCAGGAGATGAGTTTGAAATTAAGCTGGGATACAAGCATATCCGCTTGATTCAGCTTGATAGTCACAACAGAGAGAGCAATGGATCTCACAGTGAAGAAGCCTGAAACTCAGGTTGCTGCTGGGAGATTGTTAGGCCGATCGCCCTACTTTTAAGTATTAGATGAACGGGTCAGTTTTAACAAATCCTCTGAATCCGTGAGGGTGTTTCTCAATCATGACCAGAGTGATCGGGTTTAGAGGAGAGAAACGTGTCAACGCCGCAATGGGTACGGAACGAGCAAGATGAATTTGCAGGAGATGATGAGGCTGAGATGCACCATCTTCTTGCTGGGCATTTAGCCAGGTTAATGTCGTTGTGAGATGCTCTAAAGTGGCCAGCGCTAATACGATATGGCCTGCTGGTTTTAAACGTTGACTGCACGTTTCTAGAATTTGGCCCAACTGCCCCCCACTGCCCCCAATAAAGATGCGATCGGGATCAGGCAGGCCAGATAAGACCTGGGGGGCCGAGCCATGAACCGGAACAACATTGTTAACTTGAAAGCGATCGCAGTTCTTCTGAATAAGCGCCATACCAGTGGCTGTTTTTTCAATCGCATAAACCTGAGAACCGGGACAGAGACGAGCCACTTCAATCGACACCGAACCAGTTCCCGCCCCAATATCCCAAACAATTTGGTTGGGCTGTAAGGCCAATTCTCCCAAAATTAAAATCCGGACTTCCCGCTTGGTCATCAACCCAGGACGATCGCTAAAAGCTAAAAATGCCTGGTCAGGAATTCCTAGTAGGGGCAACGTTTCCAGATGCAGCGATGCCGGGATGTCCGATGATCGATGCAGAATCACCACATTTAAGGGGGCTGCGGTCAGAGTCTCTAAAGATGAGAAATCAGTAATTTGTCGCACCTGTTCATCCGTTCCTCCCAGGTTTTCGCAAATCCAGAAGTGATAGGAACTGGGTAGATTCAAGGCTTGGAGCAGGTGGACGATCGCGGCTGGCGTATTGGTGTTATCGGTCAGCACTGCAATCTTATCAGCCCCCTGCTGTAACGCCTGCA from Leptodesmis sichuanensis A121 includes:
- the cbiE gene encoding precorrin-6y C5,15-methyltransferase (decarboxylating) subunit CbiE, which produces MSPIHVVGIGLEGSKGLSPGVLQIVEQASVLIGSSRHLSYFPDHQAERIVLGDLAIAIARIRHHLDSCLPSPSPHSPIPLSPSYSSHSTPHTPSIVILTSGDPLFFGLGRLLLTELPAEWLTFHPHLSSVQLAFSRIKLPWQDARIISAHGRSLDELMQALQQGADKIAVLTDNTNTPAAIVHLLQALNLPSSYHFWICENLGGTDEQVRQITDFSSLETLTAAPLNVVILHRSSDIPASLHLETLPLLGIPDQAFLAFSDRPGLMTKREVRILILGELALQPNQIVWDIGAGTGSVSIEVARLCPGSQVYAIEKTATGMALIQKNCDRFQVNNVVPVHGSAPQVLSGLPDPDRIFIGGSGGQLGQILETCSQRLKPAGHIVLALATLEHLTTTLTWLNAQQEDGASQPHHLLQIHLARSVPIAALTRFSPLNPITLVMIEKHPHGFRGFVKTDPFI
- a CDS encoding AbrB family transcriptional regulator, with product MADTPTTPLTGKALLQKVKELSHLSRRETAKRCGYYTVTKNSQTRVNLTDFYDALLVAKGLPLDPEGTKDGRGREPTYRVSVHKNGQIVIGAAYTQAMGLKPGDEFEIKLGYKHIRLIQLDSHNRESNGSHSEEA